The window GATCGTGCAGCTGTCCTCGGGCGGCTCGGTGCATGATCCGGAGGCGGACCGGCTGGCCGTTCTCAATGCGGAACCGGAGATGGCGTCCTGCACGATGGGCACCGTCAACTTCGGTGACGACGTGTTCCTGAACCGTTGGGAGTTCATCGTCGACCTGCACACCCGCATGCAGGAGCGCGGGATCGTGCCGGAGTACGAGATCTTCGACCTGGGCCAGCTCACCAGCCTGCAGCGCCTGCTCGGGAAATACGGTCTGCCGTTCGGCGGGCACGTGCACGTGGACCTGGTGATGGGCGTGCCGGGCGGGATGCCCGGGACGGCCGCCGCCCTGGTCGCCTGTGAGCGGGTGATCCGTGACCTGCCGGCGGGCACCACGTTCTCGGCGACCGGCATCGGCCGCAGCACCCTGCCGGTGATGCTGGCGTCGCTGTCGGCCGGCGGGCACCTGCGGGTCGGCATGGAGGACACCCTGACGTACGCCAAGGGCCGCGCCGTCGAGTCGAACATGCAGCTGGTGGCCCGTGCCGTCGGTTTCGCCCAGCTCGCCCAGCGCCCGCCGCTGACCCCGGCCCAGGCCCGTGAGCTGCTCGGAGTCCCAGCCCGATGATCGTCGCCGAGGTGGTCCGGTCGGGTTTCGTGGAAAGCGTCCACCACGGGGTCGTGGCCATCCATGGTCAGCCCGGCTTCGGTGACGTGGACACGCCGTTCTTTCCCCGTTCGTCCAACAAGCCACTCCAGACCGTGGGTCTGCTGACCGCCGGGCTGGTCCCGCGCGAGGAGGCCGATCTCGCCCTGGTCAGTGCCAGTCACGACGGCGAACCGTTCCACGTGGAACGTGTGCGCGCCATCCTGGCCGCGGCGGGGCTCGGACCGGAGGCGCTGCGCTGCCCGGCCGACCTGCCGTTGGGCGAGACGGCGCAACGGGACTGGCTCCGGGGTGGCGGCGAGCCCGAGCGCATCCTGATGAACTGCTCCGGCAAGCACGCCGGCTTCCTGGCCACCTGTGTGGTCAACGGCTGGCCGCTGGAGTCGTACCTGGAGGTCGACCACCCGCTGCAGAAGGCGCTGGCCGACGCGGTGAGCCGGCTGTCCGGTGAGCCGATCGCCGCGCTCGGGGTGGACGGGTGCGGTGCGCCGATCTTCGCGATCTCACCGAACGGGCTGGCCCGTGCCTTCCTGCACCTGGTCGAGGCGGAGCCGGGCACCCCGGAACGCCGGGTGGCCGACGCGATGCGGGCGCACCCGGAGCTGGTGGCGGGAACCGGGTCGGAGGACACCGTGCTGATGGGCGCGGTGCCCGGCCTGATCGTCAAGCGGGGCGCCGACGGCGTGCACGCGGCCGCCGTGGCCGGAGCCGGGGCGGTCGCGTTGAAGATCTCGGACGGGTCGGCGCGGGCTCGCGTACCCGTGCTGCTCGCCGCCCTACGTCGTCTCGGCCTGGACGTTCCGGACCTGCCGGAGGTCGTTCTCGGTGGGGGCCGCCCGGTGGGCGAGGTTCGCGCGGTCTTCTGAGCCCCTAGGGGGCGACTTCAGGGTGACTCGGTTCACGCTAGCTTTTGCAAGCATTCTGCTTGCAGGAGCTAGCACCCGGGGCTAACGTCGAAGCATGGCCACGCCAAAGGACCTCCCCGAGGACATCGGAACCTTCATCCGAGACCTGCGGCAGACCGCGAAGATCTCGCTCCGGCAGCTCGCCGACAAGGCCGGGGTGAGCAACCCCTACCTGAGCCAGATCGAGCGTGGCCTGCGAAAGCCGAGCGCCGAGGTGCTACAGCAGATTGCCAGCGCCTTGCGAGTGTCGACGCCCGCGATGTATTTGCGGGCCGGGCTGCTCGATGGGGAGGGCCAGCAGGGCGTGCTGGCCGCCATCGCGGTCGACCCGGAGCTCACGATCGCGCAGAAGCAGTCCCTGACGCAGATCTACGAGACGTTCCGCAACGAGAACGCACGATCCGAGCCGGTGCGAGAAACGCCGCCCGCCGCAGACGCTGAGGAGCAGAAATGACCGAGCAGACCAAGACCAAGATCCCCGCCCCGCTGTACGCCGCCGCCGGTGCCGGTGACGCCGCCTACGAGCAGCTCCGCAAGCTGCCGGCCGTGCTCAACGAGCTGAGCGACCGCGCCGCCGCCTCGCTGAAGTCGTACAACGAGCAGGCCGGCACCAAGGCCGCCGAGTTCGGCACCAAGGCCCAGGAGCTGCGCGGCAAGGCCCAGGAGACCGACTTCGTGGCCCTGCGCGACAGCGCGACCACCGCCGCGGTCAACTTCGCCCAGGTCGCCCAGGAGCGCGCCATCGCCGTCTACAACGAGCTGGTCGCCCGCGGCGAGCGCGTGGTCGGCACCGGTGTGGTCGAGGCCGCCGACGTGGTCAACTCCGACATCGAGGCGACCGAGCAGCCGAAGGCCGTCGAGGCCGCCGTCGAGGAGGCGAAGGCTGTCGAGGCCGCGCCGAAGCCGCGCAAGCGCGCCAAGCCGGCCGCGTCGGCCGAGTGACTCGACACTGATCTGTCATGACCAGCGGGCCCCGGCGTTTGCCGGGGCCCGCGGCATAGACTCTCTCTCATGGGCACATCTGCGCCGCTCTTCTACGGATACGTCGTCCTCTGGATCAACGTCATCGTCATGCTCCTGTCGATGGGGCTCCTGGCGGTCGCGCTGATCCACTGCCTGACCCAGCGCGGCCCAGCGTTCCAGGCTCTCGGCACGCTCCCGAAAGGCGCGTGGGCCGGCATCCTGGCGGTCCTCCTGGTGCTCAGCGGCTTCCTCTACAACACGCTGCTGATCACCATGATCGCCATCGCTGTGGCCATGGTCTACCTGCTCGACGTCCGTCCCGGCCTCAAGGACATCTCGGACGGTAAGGGCTTTTGGTGACGAGGTTCGGCCCGCCTCCTCCGGATGGTGGGCCGCGCCTTCAGCGCGTCGACCGGACCGGGCCGCGGACCGGTCGCCCGACGCTGCCGGGTCCGGCCACCGAGTTGATCACCCTTCCTTCCGGGGTACGGGTGGAGCAGCTCGTCACCGGCGCCGGCGACCCGGTCACGGTGTTCGCCCACGGGCTGGCCGGTGACATCGGCGGCACCCGACCACTGGGCAGCGCGGTCCTCGGTCGCCGGGTGTTCTTCCACTTCCGTGGGCACGGCCGGTCCGACGTTCCACCCGGCCCGT of the Actinoplanes sichuanensis genome contains:
- a CDS encoding DUF2516 family protein encodes the protein MGTSAPLFYGYVVLWINVIVMLLSMGLLAVALIHCLTQRGPAFQALGTLPKGAWAGILAVLLVLSGFLYNTLLITMIAIAVAMVYLLDVRPGLKDISDGKGFW
- a CDS encoding asparaginase, which translates into the protein MIVAEVVRSGFVESVHHGVVAIHGQPGFGDVDTPFFPRSSNKPLQTVGLLTAGLVPREEADLALVSASHDGEPFHVERVRAILAAAGLGPEALRCPADLPLGETAQRDWLRGGGEPERILMNCSGKHAGFLATCVVNGWPLESYLEVDHPLQKALADAVSRLSGEPIAALGVDGCGAPIFAISPNGLARAFLHLVEAEPGTPERRVADAMRAHPELVAGTGSEDTVLMGAVPGLIVKRGADGVHAAAVAGAGAVALKISDGSARARVPVLLAALRRLGLDVPDLPEVVLGGGRPVGEVRAVF
- a CDS encoding BKACE family enzyme, with the translated sequence MTGTVITVAPTGAESKKVDAPALPVTLAELTTTAKECEALGASIVHVHIRDDDARPTLDQGRLRDTVAGLREATGLIVQLSSGGSVHDPEADRLAVLNAEPEMASCTMGTVNFGDDVFLNRWEFIVDLHTRMQERGIVPEYEIFDLGQLTSLQRLLGKYGLPFGGHVHVDLVMGVPGGMPGTAAALVACERVIRDLPAGTTFSATGIGRSTLPVMLASLSAGGHLRVGMEDTLTYAKGRAVESNMQLVARAVGFAQLAQRPPLTPAQARELLGVPAR